A single genomic interval of Gouania willdenowi chromosome 22, fGouWil2.1, whole genome shotgun sequence harbors:
- the LOC114455885 gene encoding protein unc-79 homolog, whose protein sequence is MSTKAEQFASKIRYLQEYHNRVQHNIYPVPSGTDIANTLKYFSQTLLSILSRTGRKENQEASNLAVPMTMCLFPVPFPLTPSLRPQVSSINPTVTRSLLYSVLRDAPSDRGGQGQQSRDAQLSEYPSLDYQGLYVTLVTLLDLVPLLQHGQHDLGQSIFYTTTCLLPFLSDDILSTLPYTMISTLATFPPFLHKDVIEYLSTSFLPMAILGSTRKEGGVPAYVNLSASSMLMIAMQYTSNPVYHCQLLECLMKHKQEVWKDLLYVISYGPSQVKPPAVQMLFHYWPNLKPPGAISEYRGLQYTAWNPIHCQHIECHNAINKPAVKMCIDPTLSVALGDKPPPLYICEECSQRIAGDHAEWLVDVLLPQAEISAICQKKNCSSHVRRAVVTCFSAGCCGRHGTGLSATASVAMSTTTVASLLKEAEIHAEQREFELNRRRQMGLSASHHSLDNIEFDNKEDDQHDQRLLSQFGIWFLVSLCTPNENTPTESLARLVSMVFQWFHSTAYMMDDEVGSLVEKLKPQFVTKWLKTVCEVRFDVMVMCLLPKPVEFARVGGYWDKSCSTVTQLKEGLNRILCLIPYNVISQAAVGVLYCPSGWSPSVPRCLTTSSKSSGKCSGTSISLIRSHHSA, encoded by the exons ATGTCTACCAAGGCAGAGCAGT TTGCTTCTAAGATACGATACTTGCAAGAGTATCACAACCGTGTGCAACACAATATTTACCCTGTGCCCTCGGGAACAGACATTGCAAACACACTGAAATACTTTTCGCAAACGCTGCTCAG CATTCTGTCCCGCACAGGCAGGAAGGAGAACCAGGAAGCTTCCAATTTGGCCGTGCCCATGACCATGTGTCTTTTTCCTGTGCCATTCCCACTCACCCCATCTCTAAGACCACAAGTCAGTTCCATCAACCCTACAGTTACTCGCTCCCTCCTTTACAGCGTTCTGCGCGATGCCCCGTCAGACCGCGGGGGGCAGGGGCAGCAGAGTCGGGACGCTCAGCTCTCAGAGTACCCCTCTCTGGACTATCAGGGCCTCTATGTGACCCTCGTGACCCTGCTTGACCTGGTGCCCCTGCTGCAGCACGGTCAGCATG ATCTGGGCCAGTCCATATTTTATACAACAACTTGCCTCCTGCCCTTTCTCAGTGATGATATTCTCAGCACTTTGCCCTATACTATGATCTCCACTTTAGCCACATTTCCCCCTTTCCTCCACAAAGACGTCATTGAGTACCTCAGCACCTCTTTTCTCCCCATGGCTATAC TGGGCTCCACTCGGAAAGAAGGCGGAGTCCCAGCTTATGTCAATTTGTCTGCCTCATCTATGCTCATGATCGCAATGCAATACACCTCAAATCCAG ttTATCACTGTCAATTATTGGAGTGTTTAATGAAGCACAAACAAGAAGTGTGGAAG GACCTTCTTTATGTCATATCCTATGGCCCATCCCAAGTCAAACCTCCAGCTGTACAGATGCTGTTCCATTACTGGCCTAACCTTAAGCCCCCAGGGGCCATCAGTGAATACAGAGGGCTGCAGTACACAG CCTGGAATCCCATCCACTGTCAACATATCGAATGTCACAATGCCatcaataaacctgctgtcaAG ATGTGCATAGATCCCACTCTTTCGGTCGCCCTGGGAGACAAACCTCCTCCTCTTTATATATGTGAGGAATGCAGCCAGCGGATTGCAGG AGATCACGCTGAATGGCTTGTTGACGTCCTCCTGCCTCAAG CAGAGATATCCGCCATTTGTCAAAAGAAG AACTGTAGCTCTCATGTTAGGAGGGCCGTGGTCACCTGCTTCTCAGCTGGCTGCTGCGGGCGCCATGGCACCGGCCTGTCCGCTACTGCAAGCGTTGCCATGTCAACCACCACAGTAGCGAG TCTTCTGAAGGAAGCAGAAATTCATGCAGAGCAGCGTGAGTTTGAGCTGAACCGGCGACGTCAGATGGGTTTGTCAGCTTCCCACCACTCATTGGACAATATTGAGTTTGATAACAAGGAGGACGACCAGCACGACCAGCGACTCCTCAGTCAGTTCGGCATCTGGTTTCTG GTGAGCCTGTGCACCCCCAACGAGAACACGCCTACGGAGAGTCTAGCACGGCTGGTCAGCATGGTGTTCCAGTGGTTCCACTCCACAGCATACATGATGGATGATGAAGTGGGAAGCTTGGTGGAGAAACTGAAGCCCCAGTTTGTCACAAAGTGGCTCAAGACAGTGTGTGAAGTCCGCTTTGACGTCATGGTTATGTGTCTGCTGCCCAAGCCTGTAGAGTTTGCAAGG GTGGGAGGTTACTGGGACAAGTCATGTAGCACGGTGACTCAGCTTAAGGAGGGTCTGAACCGGATCTTGTGTCTCATTCCTTACAACGTCATCAGTCAAGCCGCTGTGGGAGTGCTTTATTGCCCGAGTGGCTGGAGTCCATCCGTACCGAGGTGCCTGACAACCAGCTCAAAGAGTTCAGGGAAGTGCTCAGGTACATCCATCTCCTTAATACGTTCACATCACTCTGCTTAG